The stretch of DNA AATGAGTCAGATGCAGATATGTGGGTGGCTTCAGCGCAACACCCAACACACGAGAGATACTCCGGTACTAATCTTCAAGAGCATTGTCCTAATGAGTCAGGTGACGCATTTGATCAGTGTGAGTCTAGCGATGAATACACGTTTACCTTTGAAAAAGCAGGGGAGTGGAATTACCATAACCACGCGAACGCATCACACTTTGGTACGGTAATTGTTGAATAAGCAGCATGAATCACCAATACATTGGTCACTTTTTGCTCCGTAGCGCCATTGCGTTTGCGTTCGGATATGCAGCAGTTGCCGGTTTCTTTGATCCGGTTTCGTGGGCATCTTATTTTCCTGACGCGGTGGAGTTGTTGCCTGTCTCGAAACTCGCTTTGCTTCAAGTGTTCGGTATTGCTGAGCTGATTATTGCGGTTTGGTTGTTATCAGGTGTACGTATTGTTATCCCTTCGGCCATTGCATCAGTGTTGTTGCTCGGGATCGTCTTTACGAACTTCTCATTACTCGATATTTTATTCCGTGATCTTGCGCTTGCCGGAGCAGCGGCAGCACTTGCGTTCCTTGAATTTGAGAAGACGGGACGTATTTTTTAAATAATTTATTTTAGGCACCAGCAGAGCGTTTACGTGTCGATACTAGGTAACGTTTGAGCAGGTTGTCCACCGATTGTGCACAGCTTGTACACGGAATTATACTCTTTTATCCCTTTACAAATAAGGGTTTTTTTGATAAAAATGAGAAATAGCAATGAGTCAATCAACCGTAATGTCAATTGATTGTGACACTGAGCTTCGCATCTTTGTGAGCGATGGTGTTGGTATTTTTGTACCTAGCATCGTCACCGGTGCGACATTACAATCCAATAGTTTATGAATCGCTGATCCCTCAGCGATTTTTTATTGTCATATTACGAACTAACGTTATGTCCATGCCCTACAAAAACATTTCGAAAGCTTGTCTCGTGGAGTTGCAACCGGTACTTGATCTACTACGGGAAGGAAAGTTCTTTGGAGCTGAAAGTGTTTGTAACATAGTTGCCAAACGGTTTAATGAACGGGAAGAGGTTTCGGAGGACTGTCGTACACTTGTCTCTGATATTGAAGATTTTATTTCCCACAAGAGCGAAAAATCACTCGAGGATATAACGAAGCAGCATCAGCAGCTTACGGGGGCGGTTTCGTAAAAGAGGCAGAGCTAATAATCAAAGTGTAGAGAACAAAATAAAAATACCCCACCATCGGTTGATGGCGGGGTTGCGTTTACTTCCCAGGAAGCCCCGCCCGGAGCCCCTCCCTCCTATTTCGGAGGCCGGGGAGGAGGTACTTTGTATTAAATTAAAGCCCTGCCTCGAGTTGCATGAAGGCAGCGTTTATACACATCGCTTTTTTGAGTATGCGTATTATAATAAAAGCATGAAGCAAGTTGAATTTGATGAGCAGAAAAGTATTTTCGATGGCCGGCGGCACAAAGCTAGACGGTCGGTGTTGGTGCGTTGGATGATGAAGCTGTCATTTATTAAGACGCAGCGTCAGGCGAACATCGCTCTGATAGGTATAACGATCGCTGCGCTGGTCGCCTCATACTTGATCTTAAATAATACATTTAATCTAACCGGAGGCGATGATCAAACGTACATAGAAGATCTCACGCCTGAAGAGCGCGAAGAGCTTCCTCCGGAGTTCTTGGAAGCCCTTCCTTCACGGCAAGACTAAAGCTCTTTTCTGGTTTTTTGTATTGGATTTGCATTGAAAAATAAAAGCGTTATAATTCTCACATGACAACCTCAATATCACAGCTGTTTTTCTTTTATTCTTTTTTCTTTGGGACGTATCGTCTCCAGGGTCAGTTTGTGGTATTGCAGTAATCTCTCTTAACACTCGATATTAAAAACAGGCTCTGGCGACAGAGTCTGTTTTCATTTGCACCGTTGCAAATGATCGCGTATAGGATATTGTTCCTTTCAATGAGGAGAAAACAAATGACAACACTGGCGAATGCAAAGCAGCGTACCCAGCTGCGCAATCGGCGGATCGTATCAAAGCGAAATCCGATGACCCCGCGGCAGGCGCACGAACAGTGGCCGCTGACTCAGGAGGCGATGGCAAACGTTTCGGCGTCTCAGCAGACAGTGATCGACATCCTGAACGGTGTAGACCGGCGGATGCTCGTTATCTGTGGTCCTTGCTCGGCACACAGCAAAGAGCAGATGACAGCCTGTGGCGAGTGGGTTCAAACTATGCAGAAGCAATACGGCAATAAGATGTTTTTCGTCCTTCGCTTCTGCGTTGAGAAGCCTCGCTCTACAACCGGATGGGAAGGACTGATCTTCGATCCGCACTTTGACGACAGCAGGGACGAGAACGAAGGTGTCAGGCTTTCTCGTGAGATCGGTCTTGTGTTGGCGGAAAATAATGTTCCGCTTGCAATGGAGTACCTGCACACCGATACGGCACAGATGCTCGATGATCTGGTTACGGTTGCCTGGATCGGTGCTCGAACCGTGAGCAGTCCGAATATTCGCCGGTTTGCCGGCGGTGTTTCGATGCCGATCGGGTTCAAAAACGGCGAAAGCGGTTCCTTGGTCCCGGCGATCCAGGCGATCACGACGGCCGGCACGCCTGAACAGGAGTTTCGGAGTATCGATGATGACGGCGTGCGCGCGTTTTTCCAAACAGCGGGAAATGCGGACACATTTCTTATCCTGCGGGGCGGTACCGATGGCTCGAACGCAACGCCGGAGGGAATTGCCGATGCCGCAAAGCATTTGGCAGAGAAAGATCTGCCTCAGCGTATCGTTGTTGACTGTGCGCACAAGAACAAGTCCGGCGGTCCGGATACACAGAGTGCACCGCTTATGGTTGCTGTTAATCAGCGTGTTGCCGGCGCTCCGGTGCTCGGCGTTATGCTGGAAGTGAGTACTCAGGAGCATGGTAGTCGCACTGACCCGTGCGCAACCATCGAGCAGGCTTCGGGTATGCTCGAACAGGCGTATGAGGCGCTTGGCGAGTAGCTGTTGTCATTTCTTCAACCCGTGGACAAAGGCAAGATCTCTTTCAAAGAGGTCGACCCGGCGTCCACGGGTTTTTATTTTGTTTACAAAAAAGAAGTTGTGGGTATGTATAACCGGAGAGGGTTCACTATCACTTTTTATTCGTGCAGATCGTGAGAGTAGAACTAGATCAGAAAAAACGCCTCCATGGATCATGCAGGCGTTTTGTTGAACTGGTTGTGAGAGTTTTACCGCTGAAGGTGTCGCGGTGGGCAGTGTGCGTGGTGAGCAGACATCCGCCAAAGCACGATCTTCTTGCCGCATCTGGGGCAGGTGAAGCAACATGAGCGGTACGTACTGTCAGTGGGTTTGTTGCACCCACAGATCTCGTAGTCATGGGCGTAGGAACTATTCTCAGGGCGAGTTTCTGGCATCTAGGCCCCCTTTCTTGTAAGTGGTTTCTGCCATCTATAGTAGTTTGTTTTTAACAAAACACAAGAGGGGATAGCCGTATAAAATATAAAACAAATACGGGATAGAGAAGTTGCATTTCAGATCATATCGCGATGTTTTTTGGGGTACAGTAGATCACCAAGAGGCAACCGAGATATGCTTAAAACATTGTGTATATCGGATGTACACACTTTTATTGGATTGTCGTACCCTCGTATCACGTTTTTGGGTTATAATACATCCAGTGTATGCGCACCCATCTGACAAGACGTAATTCCAGGCGTAACTAATGAGATATTTGATCTTCCAATTCTTTTTTTCTCGCGCATTTCTACTCAGAGGTGTTATTTTTCCTTGTGCTGTCGCCGTTGTGCTTTTTCCTGCCGTGTTGCCTGTGTTTGCACAAGACTCCGGGCAAAATGTAGCGGTTGTATATCCGGTAAATGAAGAAAGTGTGCAGACCGGAGATATCATTACGCGTGATCGCCGGACCTACACCTTGCGTTTTTCGCGTGTTCCAAATTCCCAAGAGCTATTCGGGGTCATTGTTGAAGATCATGCGATAGTGTACCAGCTCGACGATGAAGAAGGGGGTGTGCCTATTCTTCGAAGTGGGCAAGCGGAAGTGAACGTGACGTTGGCTGGTGGCGAGATCGAACCGGGTGACATCATAACGTCATCATACGTTCCGGGTTTTGGAAGGAAAGCAGGAGTGAATGATCAATACCAACTCGGTATTGCTTTGGAAGGATTTGACGGATCAAACTCAACAACAACGGTCCAGGCAGGTCCGGAAGGTGAAATGGAGGTTGCCGCCGGATCTGTATTCGTTGATCTCGATATAGGGCCGACTCAAGCTTCGGAAGAGAAGTCTACCGCTGCGTTCGGGCTCGTGTCATTTGATGGTGATGATCTTCTAAAGGTTGTGCGTATTCTCATTGCCGGCGTTATTACGGTCGGGGCCATTTATAGCTCGTTTCAATATTTTGGAGACAACCTTACCGCTGGCATTTCGTCTATCGGGAGAAATCCAATGGCGAAAGGCTCGATACAGCGCATGGTCTTCGTGAACCTGGCGGCCATTATTCTGATAAGTTTTGCGGGAATTGGACTTGGAGCTCTGGTGCTCTTTATTCCCATATAGGGAGGAATTTAGTATTCAGCACGTATGGAAAAACAGCATTGTGAAAAAGGTTGCTTAATGTGAACCTTTCCCCATGTTTATGTGTTCTGGCAAAACACTCGTGTGATATACTAGTTGTGTATGATCAGTCACGCTCGATCTTTTCTAGCTCAATCTTTTACCGGGGGAGAAGGCTTCCTTTCGTCCGTCGATATCTCAACAGGAGCGATATTATTTTTGATAGTGGCGGTCCTCGTTCTTGCATTCCTTGTATTTCGAAGCGAGCGACACATGCGTAAGTTGTCGGCACCGGTATACGATGCGATCATTTCTCAGGCGCAGGATCGCGCACAGAAGATCGTCGATGATGCCACTGAGTCAGCTCGCGCTATTCAGGCTGACGCTGAAAAGAATGCGACTGCTTATCTCACTGATCAGCAGTCGCGTGCTGAGGATGTTAACCGGCAGTATACACAGCAAC from Candidatus Paceibacterota bacterium encodes:
- a CDS encoding 3-deoxy-7-phosphoheptulonate synthase, coding for MRRKQMTTLANAKQRTQLRNRRIVSKRNPMTPRQAHEQWPLTQEAMANVSASQQTVIDILNGVDRRMLVICGPCSAHSKEQMTACGEWVQTMQKQYGNKMFFVLRFCVEKPRSTTGWEGLIFDPHFDDSRDENEGVRLSREIGLVLAENNVPLAMEYLHTDTAQMLDDLVTVAWIGARTVSSPNIRRFAGGVSMPIGFKNGESGSLVPAIQAITTAGTPEQEFRSIDDDGVRAFFQTAGNADTFLILRGGTDGSNATPEGIADAAKHLAEKDLPQRIVVDCAHKNKSGGPDTQSAPLMVAVNQRVAGAPVLGVMLEVSTQEHGSRTDPCATIEQASGMLEQAYEALGE